Proteins encoded by one window of Desulfovibrio sp.:
- the ald gene encoding alanine dehydrogenase, which yields MIIGVTKEIKADEYRVGITPAGVKALTDHGHKVLVESGAGLGSRIGDDEFAKAGASMLPVGDVWAKAEMIMKVKEPLPSEYKYFRPGLLLFTYLHLAADKELTDALLNSGVVGLAYETVQPKDRSLPLLAPMSEVAGRMAVQMGSYILTKQAGGAGMLLGGVAGVQRARVAIVGGGTVGTEAAKMAMGLGAEVTILDNNLNRLRYLGDIFSSRVQTLASNEYNIAGAVQESDLVIGSVLIPGAMAPKLVTEAMIKTMRPGSVVVDVAIDQGGSFETTAGRPTTHHEPTYEKHGVIHYAVANIPGAVPVTSTYALTNATLPFAVELADKGWKNACRDNIALERGLNTVDGQCTFAGVAEAFGLPCASTAQILR from the coding sequence ATGATTATTGGCGTCACCAAGGAGATCAAGGCCGATGAATACCGCGTGGGCATCACGCCCGCCGGGGTCAAGGCGCTCACTGACCACGGGCACAAGGTTCTGGTAGAAAGCGGCGCAGGGCTTGGCAGCCGCATTGGCGATGACGAATTTGCCAAGGCTGGCGCGAGCATGCTGCCAGTGGGCGATGTATGGGCCAAGGCTGAAATGATCATGAAGGTCAAGGAGCCACTGCCCAGCGAATACAAATATTTTCGCCCCGGCCTGCTGCTCTTTACCTACCTGCATCTTGCAGCGGACAAGGAGCTCACCGATGCCCTGCTCAATTCCGGTGTGGTGGGCCTTGCATACGAAACCGTACAGCCCAAGGATCGCAGTCTGCCGCTGCTGGCCCCCATGTCTGAAGTGGCGGGCCGTATGGCCGTGCAGATGGGGTCCTATATCCTGACCAAACAGGCAGGCGGCGCGGGTATGCTGCTGGGCGGCGTAGCTGGTGTGCAGCGCGCCAGGGTCGCCATTGTGGGCGGCGGCACTGTTGGTACGGAAGCCGCCAAAATGGCCATGGGCCTTGGCGCGGAAGTGACAATTCTGGACAACAATCTGAACCGCCTGCGCTATCTGGGCGATATTTTCTCTTCCCGCGTCCAGACCCTCGCTTCCAACGAATACAATATTGCCGGGGCCGTTCAGGAATCCGATCTCGTTATCGGCTCCGTGCTTATTCCCGGCGCCATGGCCCCCAAACTGGTGACAGAAGCCATGATAAAAACCATGCGCCCCGGCAGCGTGGTGGTGGATGTGGCCATTGACCAAGGTGGTTCGTTTGAAACCACGGCGGGCAGGCCCACAACCCACCACGAACCCACCTATGAAAAGCACGGCGTCATCCACTACGCCGTTGCCAACATTCCTGGGGCCGTGCCGGTCACGTCAACCTATGCCTTGACCAACGCCACTCTGCCCTTTGCGGTGGAACTGGCGGACAAAGGCTGGAAAAATGCCTGCCGCGACAATATCGCCCTTGAGCGCGGCCTGAATACGGTTGATGGGCAATGCACCTTTGCGGGCGTGGCCGAAGCCTTTGGCCTGCCCTGCGCCTCCACTGCCCAGATACTGCGTTAA
- a CDS encoding BMP family ABC transporter substrate-binding protein, with protein sequence MFSLRPVSLMLAFLFFLCLGFAQPAHCAEKPQGPLRVALLLETPTGDNDWNDSLVDGLRQAERELGIKASVITAQPGHDEAALQEMFRAAAGNNDLVLVASNGLHEVLRNNAANFRRTMFGCIDAGIRAPNIMSVTFADEQAAYLAGAAAAMLARQTGMPGISGRKIIGWITGEDCPAMRSLLGGFTEGARVIDPEVRVVNVVTGSFANAEAGRAAAKNLLDQGADILVLASGMGNGPALQEVKARNAYAVGLNTDKDNLLPGHVLTSILKHPNKAAYDIIAATASGHFAGKEILVRDLQNGGVDITSMEPFKAGAGKNLPPDMDRRLRELRGEITNGGIRLKSLRERTLCDCL encoded by the coding sequence ATGTTCTCACTCCGCCCTGTTTCCCTTATGCTGGCCTTTTTGTTCTTCCTTTGCCTTGGCTTTGCCCAGCCAGCCCATTGCGCCGAAAAGCCCCAAGGCCCCCTGCGCGTGGCCCTTCTGCTGGAAACGCCCACGGGCGATAACGACTGGAACGACAGTCTTGTGGACGGCCTGAGGCAGGCCGAGCGCGAGCTGGGCATAAAGGCCTCTGTGATTACCGCCCAGCCAGGGCATGACGAAGCAGCGCTTCAGGAGATGTTCCGCGCGGCTGCGGGCAACAATGATCTGGTACTGGTGGCCTCCAACGGTCTGCACGAAGTGCTGCGCAACAATGCCGCCAACTTTCGCCGCACCATGTTTGGCTGCATTGATGCCGGCATCCGCGCGCCCAATATAATGTCCGTAACCTTTGCCGACGAGCAGGCGGCCTATCTTGCCGGGGCGGCTGCGGCCATGCTTGCGCGGCAGACCGGCATGCCCGGCATAAGCGGGCGCAAAATTATCGGCTGGATAACGGGCGAGGACTGCCCCGCCATGCGCTCCCTGCTGGGAGGATTCACCGAGGGCGCGCGCGTGATTGACCCGGAAGTACGTGTCGTCAACGTGGTTACAGGTTCATTTGCCAATGCGGAGGCTGGCCGTGCCGCAGCAAAGAACCTGCTCGACCAGGGTGCGGATATTCTGGTGCTGGCCAGCGGCATGGGCAACGGCCCTGCCCTGCAGGAGGTTAAGGCGCGCAACGCATATGCCGTGGGCCTGAACACCGACAAGGACAACCTGCTGCCCGGCCATGTGCTCACATCCATCCTCAAGCACCCCAACAAGGCCGCGTACGACATCATAGCCGCTACGGCATCCGGTCACTTTGCAGGCAAGGAAATCCTCGTGCGCGACCTGCAAAACGGTGGAGTGGACATTACATCTATGGAGCCTTTCAAGGCTGGGGCTGGCAAGAATCTTCCCCCAGATATGGATCGCCGTCTGCGTGAACTGCGGGGCGAAATCACCAATGGCGGCATCCGGCTCAAATCATTGCGGGAACGCACCTTGTGCGATTGTCTGTAA
- the galE gene encoding UDP-glucose 4-epimerase GalE, whose product MAILVCGGAGYIGSHNVRALLERGETPVVLDNFLTGHRGSVPQDVRLYSGDMRDPALLDAVFSEQPIEAVLHFAACSLVGESMEQPLKYFQNNIHGMMVLLEAMARHGVDKIVFSSTASVYGEPDVVPIPEHAPLRPTNPYGESKLTMERMMHWVGRAHGIRSVILRYFNVAGAWPQGLIGEDHRPESHLIPIILQVPLGKRPHVTIFGDDYPTPDGTCIRDYLDVMELADAHLRAVDYLRGGGGSEVCNLGNGTGFSVRQMVEAARRVTGRDIAVSIGARRPGDPARLVASAQRAAEVLGWTARADIDSIIASAWNWHSRNPEGFAE is encoded by the coding sequence ATGGCAATTCTGGTTTGCGGCGGTGCCGGATATATCGGTTCTCACAATGTGCGCGCCCTGTTGGAGCGCGGCGAAACACCTGTGGTGCTCGACAATTTTCTTACGGGGCATCGTGGTTCCGTTCCGCAGGATGTGCGCCTCTATTCCGGCGATATGCGTGATCCGGCATTGCTTGATGCCGTATTTTCAGAACAGCCCATTGAGGCCGTGCTGCACTTTGCCGCCTGCTCCCTTGTGGGTGAGAGCATGGAGCAGCCGCTCAAATATTTTCAGAACAACATACATGGCATGATGGTGCTGCTTGAAGCCATGGCGCGCCACGGGGTGGACAAGATCGTGTTTTCGTCCACGGCTTCGGTCTATGGCGAACCTGATGTCGTCCCCATTCCCGAACACGCGCCTCTGCGGCCTACCAATCCCTATGGCGAAAGCAAGCTCACCATGGAGCGCATGATGCACTGGGTGGGCAGGGCGCACGGTATACGCTCTGTTATTCTGCGTTATTTCAATGTGGCTGGCGCATGGCCTCAGGGCCTTATTGGCGAGGATCACAGGCCGGAAAGCCATCTTATCCCCATCATTCTTCAGGTGCCGCTGGGCAAAAGGCCCCATGTCACCATTTTTGGCGATGATTATCCCACGCCGGACGGTACGTGCATTCGCGACTATCTGGACGTGATGGAGCTGGCCGACGCGCACCTGCGCGCTGTGGATTACCTGCGTGGCGGCGGCGGCAGCGAAGTGTGCAACCTGGGCAACGGCACGGGATTTTCTGTGCGGCAGATGGTGGAAGCAGCGCGTCGTGTGACCGGACGCGACATTGCCGTCAGCATCGGAGCGCGCCGCCCCGGTGATCCGGCACGGCTGGTGGCCTCCGCCCAACGCGCCGCCGAGGTGCTGGGCTGGACAGCCCGCGCTGATATAGACAGCATCATCGCCTCGGCCTGGAACTGGCACTCGCGTAATCCAGAAGGATTTGCCGAATAA
- a CDS encoding radical SAM protein, protein MAAQHIEPHLVMADERGNIYDDPDLLMVCRRGAQWGLPRPDELIPLPEESEFFLLPGRQAVGLDPETGHIAPPEGEAQLAVAAFAAPGYTLSAHPAYESGENAPMLPLFAYGAVGFARGRFYICARRVDTEPRQIFSNIPRGRIEQGARALLRDYPKNRLIRHIMDNCVARYDCPAARNFALGRYEAPLPSSRACNASCIGCISAQEKDSPIQSTPQCRLAFTPSPEELAEVMRVHSGRETRTPIYSFGQGCEGDPLMNPDLLVESVRQFRAGEGPGTVNCNTNASRPEAVIRLAEAGLTSMRVSLNSARNGLYERYYRPSGYSFDDVRASIREARSRGIWVSLNLLVFPGVTDTEEELDALARLVGENGVSMIQWRNLNIDPEWYFKLMSGGEGEQKLELSPSMGLTSFMKRLKKLCPWLRYGYFNPYLGEKAELAAPMPGEWSMPAPRAREAAIEDGLDAGAEEDSHNGSDSE, encoded by the coding sequence ATGGCCGCGCAACACATTGAACCGCATCTTGTAATGGCAGACGAGCGCGGCAATATCTATGACGATCCCGATCTGCTCATGGTCTGTCGGCGAGGCGCGCAGTGGGGGCTGCCTCGTCCGGACGAACTGATTCCCCTGCCGGAGGAAAGCGAGTTCTTTTTGTTGCCTGGCAGGCAAGCAGTGGGCCTTGACCCCGAAACCGGGCACATTGCGCCCCCTGAGGGCGAGGCCCAGCTCGCCGTCGCGGCCTTTGCCGCACCCGGCTATACGCTTTCGGCTCATCCCGCCTATGAAAGCGGCGAAAACGCGCCCATGTTGCCCCTGTTTGCCTACGGGGCCGTGGGCTTCGCCAGAGGGCGTTTCTATATCTGTGCCCGCAGGGTGGATACCGAACCTCGGCAGATTTTCAGCAACATTCCGCGCGGACGCATTGAGCAGGGCGCCCGCGCCCTGCTGCGCGATTACCCCAAGAACAGGCTTATCCGTCATATTATGGATAACTGCGTGGCGCGCTACGATTGCCCTGCGGCCCGCAATTTTGCACTGGGCCGCTACGAGGCCCCGCTGCCGTCGTCCCGCGCCTGCAACGCCAGCTGTATTGGCTGTATTTCAGCGCAGGAGAAGGACTCGCCCATTCAGTCAACGCCGCAGTGCCGCCTTGCCTTTACGCCCAGCCCGGAAGAGCTGGCCGAGGTCATGCGCGTCCATTCCGGGCGCGAAACCCGTACGCCCATTTATTCCTTTGGTCAGGGCTGTGAGGGCGATCCGCTCATGAACCCTGATCTGCTGGTGGAGAGCGTGCGCCAGTTCCGCGCGGGCGAAGGCCCCGGCACGGTCAACTGTAATACCAACGCCTCCCGGCCCGAGGCTGTGATCCGCCTTGCCGAAGCGGGGCTGACCAGCATGCGAGTGAGCCTGAACAGCGCCCGTAACGGTCTTTATGAACGCTATTACAGGCCATCCGGCTATTCCTTTGACGATGTGCGCGCCTCCATTCGCGAGGCCCGCAGCCGTGGCATATGGGTTTCGTTGAACCTGCTGGTCTTCCCCGGCGTTACGGATACGGAAGAAGAGCTGGACGCTCTGGCGCGTCTGGTGGGCGAAAACGGCGTGAGCATGATCCAATGGCGCAACCTCAATATTGATCCCGAATGGTACTTCAAGCTCATGAGCGGCGGCGAGGGAGAGCAAAAACTGGAACTCTCGCCCAGCATGGGGCTGACATCGTTCATGAAACGCCTCAAAAAGCTCTGCCCCTGGCTGCGCTATGGCTATTTTAACCCCTATCTGGGTGAAAAAGCCGAGCTTGCCGCGCCCATGCCGGGAGAGTGGAGCATGCCAGCCCCGCGCGCAAGAGAAGCGGCAATAGAAGATGGTCTGGACGCCGGGGCGGAAGAGGACTCGCACAACGGATCAGACAGCGAATAA
- a CDS encoding AsmA-like C-terminal region-containing protein: MLLNPGRLRLITRIFLALLLTLSAMSAAVFWLLQRNPEALAQHYIEQIASSTGLNITVESVNVALLPLPSLAVSNASVEGKNFNFTVAYATLRPDFLALLRGELLPRNITLLRPRLKGELPVALSLPFLFPDNAEDAQPSAAHADTALSATPQSTPVSGAPKKNSPKSAPQPAASPEAKVSTSPTQDATLPSATNATAPSQSVAAQEQPSEQDSVQSWLARLAGDNIGGTALLPGILPGRFRLAVSQGEVDIIGADKTQMTANGLQCDLETASGTRLEGNFFCATAILQPEGQLPARIEHLNLEGKTDLSAPLAKTPQLTIKGTMQLPNWLARLNFALGLKTDANGWSLTSDLEGELRKDEVLLPAHVTGTVAQRNKEDQGINLENLRLRLGQDDVTVNGLLRLGGPDTFNIEGRLQLQRASLTEWLGFARNLAPGLQVALDEVTLGTLDFSVDGKGLRVPHIDVTAAGSRFLGSGGVASWAKPELLLDLKAETVNLGRAIPESVGTVPAEPRYGHGPLTPMPGKPVVPGEIGLDYNIRLAATRVNYGPIVINDALVVIKQGLVDQVTHFEDTLLIVDGTLYGGSVKGDTIMGGHPDTPYAIRLHMRDVNGENLAKDLPVMPVSGGKLRGDVDVMSQGRELDVFLGKLRGTVSARAEKGQLRPPNNIPGKASPGAVGFKTLDVSLKARTAGWEQSRLGLEGQWTATIADEGIDASVDLNGRLWFSGDGQGGGNMDFQNLPGTISLSLSPEKSFQPEGLQAQISGKFSCQAARNQLSATDMHMNALGADISGAGQLGMGKDGMVWQGKVSAFIPDSTKTLRLLGAANPNVPQPLRRIELDTAFKGDSGSLALSEFRAKVDQNDISGSISLDWRKELALRFKLSAPQIDLDRYVGDKAAGQADGSKSKKKTDGKPWDLRFMRAFSAEGEAHVGQLTLWKLRTDDLRLKAKMENGTLRYESQGGKFYGSPVSAHGEMRFNKGMGFANALSIEGFDLAAASKDRGGSAALGGRASISSEVDAELTGANQLPARLNGKWRFNVHNGFYQSRDKDGQLKGKPTHFDAAGSSGAITNGIAKSGDFYLKGQDLTVTGGGWIDLNSETLDCNFTVNMKNLPEFPMRLYGSLDNSKTSIGAGKLLLNTIGGITQGFVDVLGSVVEGTWKLFR, encoded by the coding sequence ATGCTGCTCAACCCTGGCCGACTTCGCCTCATCACGCGCATTTTTTTGGCGCTTCTGTTAACCCTGTCGGCTATGTCGGCGGCGGTCTTTTGGCTTTTGCAACGTAATCCCGAAGCGCTGGCCCAACATTATATTGAACAGATTGCCTCCAGCACCGGCCTGAATATTACTGTTGAATCGGTCAACGTGGCTCTTTTGCCGCTGCCCTCCCTGGCTGTCAGCAATGCCAGCGTGGAGGGCAAGAACTTTAATTTTACCGTTGCCTACGCCACACTCAGGCCCGACTTTCTGGCTCTGCTGCGCGGCGAGCTGCTGCCCCGCAATATCACCCTGCTGCGCCCCCGCCTCAAGGGCGAACTGCCCGTGGCGCTCAGCCTGCCCTTTCTGTTCCCTGACAATGCCGAGGACGCACAGCCCAGTGCGGCACATGCTGACACGGCTCTGTCTGCGACACCCCAGTCCACGCCAGTAAGCGGAGCACCCAAAAAAAACTCTCCCAAATCCGCCCCTCAGCCTGCCGCATCTCCAGAGGCAAAGGTCAGCACGTCACCGACACAGGATGCAACGCTTCCATCCGCAACCAATGCGACGGCTCCCTCGCAAAGCGTTGCCGCACAAGAGCAACCCTCTGAGCAGGATTCCGTGCAGTCGTGGCTGGCCCGACTCGCCGGGGACAACATTGGAGGCACGGCACTGTTGCCGGGCATTTTGCCGGGTCGCTTCAGACTGGCTGTTTCACAGGGCGAAGTGGACATCATCGGCGCGGACAAAACGCAAATGACGGCCAACGGACTGCAATGCGACCTGGAAACCGCCTCGGGCACACGCCTTGAGGGCAACTTTTTTTGCGCCACAGCGATTCTTCAGCCAGAAGGTCAACTGCCAGCCCGGATTGAACACCTCAACCTGGAAGGCAAGACAGACCTCTCGGCCCCTCTGGCAAAAACGCCGCAACTGACGATCAAAGGCACCATGCAGTTGCCCAACTGGCTGGCCCGCCTCAACTTCGCACTGGGCCTCAAGACTGACGCCAATGGCTGGAGCCTGACCAGCGACCTTGAAGGCGAACTTCGCAAGGATGAAGTGCTGCTGCCTGCCCACGTGACAGGCACTGTGGCGCAGCGCAACAAGGAAGATCAGGGCATCAACCTTGAAAACCTGCGCCTGCGGCTTGGGCAGGACGATGTGACCGTCAACGGCCTGCTGCGCCTTGGCGGGCCGGACACATTCAATATTGAAGGACGCCTGCAACTTCAGCGCGCAAGCCTGACGGAATGGCTGGGCTTTGCCCGCAATCTGGCACCCGGCCTTCAGGTGGCGCTGGACGAAGTAACCCTGGGCACGCTTGATTTTTCAGTGGATGGCAAAGGGCTGCGCGTTCCTCATATTGATGTAACCGCCGCAGGCAGCCGCTTTTTGGGTTCCGGCGGCGTTGCGAGCTGGGCCAAACCTGAACTGCTGCTGGATCTCAAGGCCGAGACGGTGAATCTGGGGCGCGCCATCCCCGAATCAGTGGGTACTGTGCCTGCCGAACCGCGATACGGCCACGGTCCGCTCACTCCCATGCCCGGCAAGCCTGTGGTGCCTGGCGAAATCGGTCTTGATTACAACATCCGGCTGGCTGCAACACGGGTGAACTACGGCCCCATCGTTATCAACGATGCGCTGGTCGTCATCAAGCAGGGGCTGGTTGACCAGGTCACCCACTTTGAAGACACCCTGCTGATTGTTGACGGCACTCTTTACGGCGGCAGCGTCAAGGGCGATACCATCATGGGCGGTCACCCGGATACCCCCTACGCCATCCGCCTGCACATGCGTGACGTTAACGGCGAGAATCTGGCAAAAGACCTCCCGGTCATGCCCGTGAGCGGTGGCAAGCTACGCGGTGATGTGGACGTTATGAGCCAGGGGCGCGAGCTGGATGTTTTTCTGGGCAAGTTGCGCGGCACGGTAAGCGCCCGGGCAGAGAAAGGCCAGTTGCGCCCGCCGAACAATATCCCCGGCAAAGCCTCCCCCGGCGCGGTGGGCTTTAAAACGCTTGATGTAAGCCTTAAAGCCCGCACTGCGGGCTGGGAGCAGAGCCGTCTGGGCCTTGAAGGTCAGTGGACCGCCACCATTGCCGATGAAGGCATTGACGCCAGCGTGGACCTCAACGGCAGACTCTGGTTCAGCGGCGATGGCCAGGGCGGCGGCAACATGGATTTTCAAAACCTGCCCGGCACCATCAGCCTGAGCCTCAGCCCGGAAAAATCCTTTCAGCCAGAGGGTCTGCAAGCGCAGATCAGCGGCAAATTCAGCTGTCAGGCGGCGCGCAACCAGCTTTCGGCCACAGACATGCATATGAACGCCCTCGGGGCGGACATTTCCGGCGCAGGGCAACTGGGCATGGGCAAGGACGGTATGGTCTGGCAGGGCAAGGTTTCCGCCTTTATCCCGGACAGCACAAAAACACTGCGACTGCTTGGCGCTGCCAACCCCAATGTGCCCCAACCCCTTCGCCGCATTGAGCTGGACACAGCCTTCAAGGGCGATAGCGGCTCCCTGGCGCTGTCTGAATTCCGCGCCAAGGTGGATCAAAACGACATTTCCGGCAGTATCAGCCTTGACTGGCGCAAGGAGCTGGCCCTGCGATTCAAGCTCTCCGCTCCGCAGATTGACCTTGACCGCTACGTGGGCGACAAGGCCGCCGGTCAGGCAGACGGCAGCAAGAGCAAAAAAAAGACTGACGGCAAACCGTGGGATCTGCGCTTCATGCGGGCATTTTCCGCTGAGGGCGAAGCGCACGTTGGCCAGCTCACCCTGTGGAAACTGCGCACTGACGACCTGCGCCTTAAAGCCAAGATGGAGAACGGAACCCTGCGCTACGAAAGCCAGGGTGGTAAATTTTATGGCTCGCCCGTGTCGGCGCATGGTGAAATGCGCTTCAACAAAGGGATGGGATTTGCCAATGCCCTGTCCATCGAGGGATTTGACCTTGCCGCAGCAAGCAAAGATCGCGGCGGCAGCGCGGCCCTTGGTGGGCGCGCGAGCATAAGCTCCGAGGTTGACGCGGAGCTTACAGGGGCAAACCAGTTGCCCGCGAGACTGAACGGCAAATGGCGCTTCAACGTTCATAACGGCTTTTACCAGTCGCGCGACAAAGACGGTCAGCTCAAGGGCAAACCCACCCACTTTGACGCTGCCGGCAGCTCCGGAGCAATCACCAACGGCATTGCAAAAAGTGGTGATTTTTATCTCAAAGGACAGGACCTCACTGTTACCGGCGGTGGATGGATAGACCTCAACAGTGAGACCCTTGACTGTAACTTCACCGTAAACATGAAGAATCTTCCAGAATTCCCCATGCGCCTTTATGGCAGCCTGGACAACAGCAAAACGTCCATTGGCGCTGGCAAGCTGCTGCTCAACACCATTGGCGGCATCACCCAGGGCTTTGTGGATGTACTTGGCAGCGTGGTGGAAGGCACCTGGAAGCTCTTTCGATAG
- a CDS encoding glycosyltransferase, with protein sequence MKRLLWIGSPFFSDALSSCGWDAVARHNFEHAAVFGWHDLVRIAGFEPDVLVVADKSRAPYVLGVEDFPCLTVFYSVDSHIHSWQPYYAQAFDVCIASLRDHLPRFAGAYLPADRVWWSPAFAWAQDAPEPQTAKDMDCVFVGTVNADLPRRAAFLEKCRSGLPELQIVTGPYRHLYARARVVLNHCEHGDLNFRVFEALGCGSCLVTPRIGHGLTDIFAEGEHMLCYGADTADNGSIVDAATSAGEAVAQVRYLLAHPDVAARMRQAALACIDGGHRAVHRARTFSDRARALLASDPQCVARRRGRAAAIRKDCLRLPYLHWAEELRSTGLSEAYLAAAKGKFGLTGRE encoded by the coding sequence ATGAAGCGGCTTTTGTGGATAGGCAGTCCTTTTTTCAGCGACGCCCTTTCTTCCTGCGGCTGGGATGCTGTGGCCCGGCATAATTTTGAGCATGCCGCCGTGTTTGGCTGGCATGATCTGGTACGTATTGCGGGTTTTGAGCCAGACGTGCTGGTAGTGGCCGACAAAAGCCGCGCTCCCTATGTGCTTGGCGTAGAGGATTTTCCGTGTCTCACTGTGTTCTACAGCGTGGATTCTCACATCCATTCGTGGCAACCGTATTACGCTCAGGCTTTTGATGTCTGCATTGCGTCTTTGCGTGATCATCTGCCGCGTTTTGCAGGGGCGTATCTGCCCGCAGATCGGGTGTGGTGGTCTCCGGCCTTTGCCTGGGCTCAGGATGCGCCCGAGCCGCAGACGGCCAAGGATATGGACTGCGTGTTTGTGGGCACGGTCAATGCCGATCTGCCGCGCCGCGCGGCCTTTCTGGAAAAGTGCCGCAGCGGATTGCCGGAATTGCAGATTGTAACCGGCCCCTACCGCCATTTATATGCAAGGGCGCGGGTGGTGCTGAACCACTGCGAGCACGGCGACCTGAACTTTCGGGTTTTTGAGGCCTTGGGCTGCGGCAGTTGCCTTGTGACCCCGCGCATCGGGCACGGGCTGACGGATATTTTTGCCGAGGGCGAACACATGCTCTGCTATGGGGCGGATACGGCAGACAATGGCAGCATTGTGGATGCTGCAACCTCTGCTGGCGAGGCCGTGGCGCAGGTGCGCTATCTGCTTGCGCACCCGGATGTTGCCGCGCGCATGCGCCAGGCCGCTCTGGCCTGCATAGACGGAGGCCACAGGGCGGTGCACCGGGCAAGAACCTTCAGTGACAGGGCGCGCGCCCTCCTGGCCAGCGATCCGCAATGTGTTGCGCGCCGCAGGGGCAGGGCCGCAGCCATCCGCAAGGATTGCCTGCGTTTGCCCTATCTGCATTGGGCCGAGGAGTTGCGCAGTACCGGGTTGAGCGAGGCCTATCTTGCGGCTGCCAAGGGAAAATTCGGGCTGACGGGGCGGGAATGA
- a CDS encoding bifunctional methionine sulfoxide reductase B/A protein — protein sequence MQNTYPMPPLSGLEADVLLRKATEPPYTGKYVNNHEAGTYICRQCGMPLYHSDDKFESGCGWPSFDTAVPGAVRRVPDADGRRVEILCANCGGHLGHVFEGEGFTEKNTRYCVNSLSMSFAPAGSEAEKAALARLAAKKETSAAGGAPLASTGASGQNTASGGCTASAIVAGGCFWGVEDAFQKIPGVCEAISGYTGGHTVNPSYEDVCRGDTGHAEAVLVRYDPSRVSYEQILRRFFEIHDPTQLNRQGPDWGEQYRSAVFYQGAEQKAVVEKLVARLRELGYKVVTQIAPAGPFYEAEAYHQDFARRTGRGVCHMSVPRFSQRVDGTPVK from the coding sequence ATGCAAAACACGTATCCCATGCCGCCGCTTTCAGGCCTGGAGGCGGACGTGCTGTTGCGCAAGGCCACAGAGCCGCCCTATACGGGCAAATACGTCAACAATCATGAGGCGGGCACCTATATCTGCCGCCAGTGCGGCATGCCGCTCTACCATTCTGACGACAAGTTCGAGTCCGGCTGCGGCTGGCCCAGTTTTGACACGGCGGTGCCCGGTGCGGTGCGCCGTGTGCCCGATGCAGATGGTCGCAGAGTTGAGATTCTCTGCGCCAACTGTGGCGGGCATCTGGGGCATGTGTTTGAGGGTGAAGGATTCACCGAAAAAAACACGCGATATTGCGTCAATTCGCTGTCCATGAGTTTTGCCCCTGCGGGCAGCGAGGCGGAAAAAGCGGCTCTGGCGAGGTTGGCTGCAAAGAAGGAAACCTCCGCTGCCGGGGGCGCTCCGCTGGCGTCTACCGGGGCTTCAGGGCAGAATACAGCCTCTGGAGGATGCACTGCTTCAGCCATTGTGGCTGGCGGCTGCTTCTGGGGGGTGGAAGACGCTTTTCAGAAAATACCGGGCGTGTGCGAGGCGATTTCGGGTTATACGGGCGGTCACACGGTCAACCCCAGTTATGAAGACGTGTGCCGGGGCGATACCGGCCATGCGGAGGCCGTGCTGGTGCGCTATGATCCCTCGCGCGTGAGTTACGAGCAGATTTTGCGCCGTTTTTTTGAAATCCACGATCCCACACAGCTCAACAGGCAAGGGCCGGACTGGGGCGAGCAGTACCGTTCAGCGGTCTTTTATCAGGGCGCGGAACAAAAGGCCGTGGTCGAAAAGCTGGTGGCGCGCCTGCGCGAGCTTGGCTACAAGGTGGTTACGCAGATCGCGCCCGCAGGGCCTTTTTATGAGGCCGAGGCCTACCATCAGGATTTTGCTCGCCGTACGGGGCGGGGCGTATGCCACATGTCTGTGCCGCGCTTTTCGCAAAGGGTGGATGGAACCCCGGTTAAATAA
- a CDS encoding flavodoxin, with translation MSKVLIVFGSSTGNTESIAQKLEELIAAGGHEVTLLNAADASAENLADGYDAVLFGCSAWGMEDLEMQDDFLSLFEEFDRIGLAGRKVAAFASGDQEYEHFCGAVPAIEERAKELGATIIAEGLKMEGDASNDPEAVASFAEDVLKQL, from the coding sequence ATGAGTAAGGTACTGATTGTTTTTGGTTCCAGCACTGGCAATACGGAAAGCATCGCCCAGAAGCTTGAGGAACTGATTGCTGCTGGCGGACATGAAGTCACGCTGCTCAACGCGGCGGACGCCTCGGCAGAGAACCTGGCTGACGGTTATGATGCCGTGCTGTTTGGTTGCTCGGCCTGGGGTATGGAAGATCTGGAAATGCAGGACGACTTTTTGTCCCTGTTTGAGGAATTTGACCGCATCGGGCTGGCTGGCCGCAAGGTAGCCGCCTTTGCCTCCGGTGACCAGGAATATGAACATTTTTGCGGCGCGGTGCCTGCCATTGAAGAGCGCGCCAAGGAACTGGGCGCGACCATCATTGCCGAGGGGCTCAAGATGGAAGGCGATGCTTCCAACGACCCCGAAGCCGTGGCTTCGTTTGCCGAGGATGTGCTCAAGCAGCTGTAA